CCACGCCGCACGCAGCACCGGCCATATGAGCGCCAGCACGGCCAGCACACTGGTCATCACCCCCAGCGCATGTCCGGACGGGAACGACGTCCACGCCGCGTACACCAGCGCGGTGGGCGGGCGCGGGCGATCGGCGGTCAGCTTCGCCACCTGGGTGACCACGCCGCTGAGCTCCACGGTCAGCAACGCGAACACCGCGACGCGGTAGTACCGCCGCAGCAACGCGAACATGATGAACACCGCGGCCGCCATCCGGAACGCATACGGCCCGAGGACCGTGCAGAACACATCCCACGCCGTCACCCAGGCCGGGTGCCCGGTGCCGAACCGGAACGCCGGGTCCAGCCCGGCGTCGTCGAACGCGATGAGCCACCCCCACCCCGCGCGGTAGCCGAACCACATCAGGGCATAGACCACGGCGGCCAGCACCGCCGTCGTGATCAGCAATCCCCTTGTTCGGTCCACCCGACCATCTCTACCAGCGCCTGCCGTGGCGCCACCTTCGAGACGTCCCGGCGAGCTACCGTGCAGGGGTGGCACTGTTCCTGCGAAAGCTGTTGCGCATCGGCGAACTGCCCGATGCGCTGCGGGCCGAGGCCGAGACCGAAGGCGTCCTGTTCCTCGCCGAGTACGTCCCGGTGACCAGGCGGTTCAGCGGTGCCATCCCCGGCAAGCGGGCCGCGGGCAGCGTGTCGAGCTACGCCGGTGCCGTCGTGCTCACCGAGCAACGCGCGCTCGCCACGCTGGCGACGTTGCCGAAGCTGGCGGGCCGCACCGTCGACCAGCCGTGGTCGGCGCCTCAGCAGGGCGCGGTGGCGGCGCGGATCGCCGCCGACGGCCTCACGATCGAGGCCGACCTGGCCGAGGTGGGCCGACGCTGCAGCCGTTCGGAAAGCTCTTTCCACAACCATTTCGAAGGCCACCTTTCGCTGCACTACAAGGTCGAGATACCCGAGGACGTCCTCTCACGGTTGCCGCTGCGGTCGCTGGCGTTCGACGTGGGACCGGAGTACGTGTTCCGCGCCGTGGGCGTGCAGTACCACCCGTAGGGATGAGTTGCTCCCGATGAGCCAAACGGTTGCGGGACCGCGGCCGAGGCTGTTCGGTCGTCACCGGAACGGAAGGATGCGATGTGACCGAGCCGCAACGGCAGAACCTGCTGATCGTGCACTGGCATGACCTGGGCCGACACCTGGGCGCCTACGGCCATGCCGATGTGCACAGCCCCCGGTTGGACCAACTCGCACGTGAAGGCATCCTGTTCACCCGCGCGCATGCCACCGCGCCGTTGTGCTCGCCGTCGCGGGGTTCGCTGTTCACCGGGCGCTACCCGCAGAGCAACGGCCTGGTCGGCCTGGCCCACCACGGTTGGGAGTACCGTGCGGGCGTCCGCACGCTGCCGCAGATCCTGTCCGAATCCGGTTGGCGCACCGCATTGTTCGGCATGCAGCACGAGACCTCGTTTCCCAGCCGGCTCGGCTTCGACGAGTTCGACGTGTCGAATTCGTTCTGTGAGTATGTCGTCGAGCAGGCCACCCGCTGGCTCGCCGAGCCGCCGAGGCGGCCGTTTCTGCTCACGGCCGGTTTCTTCGAGACGCACCGCCCCTATCCGCGTGACCGCTACGAACCCGCCGACCCCGCCGCCGTGGTGGTACCCGGCTATCTGCCCGACACCGACGAGGTGCGCGAGGACCTCGCCGAGTTCCACGGGTCGATCGCGGTCGCCGACGCCAAGGTCGGCGAACTGCTCGACGCGCTGGCGGCCGCAGGCCTCGACGACGACACCTGGGTGGTGTTCATGACCGACCACGGTCCGGCGTTGCCGCGGGCCAAGTCGACGCTGTACGACGCGGGCACCGGTATCGCGATGATCGTCCGGCCGCCGCGTTCGGCGGGCATCGCACCGCACCGGTACGAGGACCTGTTCAGCGGTGTGGACCTGCTGCCGACCCTGCTCGAGCTTCTCGGCGTGCCGATCCCCGACGACGTCGAAGGCCTCTCGCATGCGGCCGCCCTGACCGACGGCGGAAACGATCCTGCTCGGGATCTCCCGCAGGTGCGCACCGAGGTGTACACCGCCAAGACCTACCACGATTCCTTCGACCCGATCCGCGCGGTGCGGACCAAGGATTACAGCTACATCGAAAACTACGCTCCCCGAACACTGTTGGATCTGCCGTGGGACATCGCCGACAGTCCGCCGGGCCGCATTCTCGCCCCCGACGTGCTCGCGCCGCGCCCCAGCCGCGAACTCTACGATCTGGTGGCCGATCCGGGTGAGACGAACAACCTGCTGGGGCCGGATGCCTGCCCTGACACCGCAGACAAGGCCGAGGCGGTCGCCGCCGAACTCGCCCTGTTGCTCAACGACTGGCGCGAGAAGACCAACGACGTCATACCGTCGGACTTCGCGGGCACCAGGATCTCCGAGCGGTACACCGAGACCTATCTGGCGATCCATGGTCGTCCGGCCACCA
This region of Mycolicibacterium goodii genomic DNA includes:
- a CDS encoding phosphatase PAP2 family protein, whose product is MDRTRGLLITTAVLAAVVYALMWFGYRAGWGWLIAFDDAGLDPAFRFGTGHPAWVTAWDVFCTVLGPYAFRMAAAVFIMFALLRRYYRVAVFALLTVELSGVVTQVAKLTADRPRPPTALVYAAWTSFPSGHALGVMTSVLAVLALIWPVLRAAWRGWAVAAGVLVILAIGVGRVVLNVHHPSDVIAGWALGYAFFVVCLLVAPPYLAVTATDETPGARGIAR
- a CDS encoding sulfatase encodes the protein MTEPQRQNLLIVHWHDLGRHLGAYGHADVHSPRLDQLAREGILFTRAHATAPLCSPSRGSLFTGRYPQSNGLVGLAHHGWEYRAGVRTLPQILSESGWRTALFGMQHETSFPSRLGFDEFDVSNSFCEYVVEQATRWLAEPPRRPFLLTAGFFETHRPYPRDRYEPADPAAVVVPGYLPDTDEVREDLAEFHGSIAVADAKVGELLDALAAAGLDDDTWVVFMTDHGPALPRAKSTLYDAGTGIAMIVRPPRSAGIAPHRYEDLFSGVDLLPTLLELLGVPIPDDVEGLSHAAALTDGGNDPARDLPQVRTEVYTAKTYHDSFDPIRAVRTKDYSYIENYAPRTLLDLPWDIADSPPGRILAPDVLAPRPSRELYDLVADPGETNNLLGPDACPDTADKAEAVAAELALLLNDWREKTNDVIPSDFAGTRISERYTETYLAIHGRPATSRSAIAADRGIDETHR